The genomic region TCAGGGAGTATTTCACTGACAGACCAAACCCGAAGGATCACCAGGAGATTCATAGTTGGGATACAATGGAAGAGAAACTTTCTTTTGCAGATCGTTTTGGTTTAACACTAACCTTTGAAGCTGCTGATCAGAGAACCTATTTACAAATAGTTCATCACTTAGCAGCACAAACAGGTATGGATTTAACCGGGGAAGATTTAGAATTTCAAGCTCTCCAATGGGCAACCCGTCATAATGGGCGTTCCGGTCGTACAGCACGACAGTTTATTGACTTCCTACAAGCCGATTCAAATGACAATAACAACTACTAATTCTCACCAGATAACTACAGTCAAAATCAGCAAGATACCATCAGTTATAGTTAGTAATAGACTGGTTATAGGTGTACTATCGTTTAGCATAAGTTTTGGTTTAAGTATTGTCCCTCAATGGGATTTTAGTCACGCTTTGATTAGTGCGATCATTACTGTGATTGCCACTTATACAGCTGCCTTATTTGCTGACAAACGACGGAGAAATCATGAATTAATGGTTTTAAATTCCTTTTACCCTAAAATCAGGCAAATGGAGCAGTTGAAATATCGCATTGTCAGAGAAATTGAACAATTAGAACAACATAAGGTTTTAGCATATACAGAATCAAAACAACTAGAAAATCAAATACTAGATTGCCGTAATAAGAGAGATACTATTCACCGGGAGATAGGTAACTATGCTGCGGAAAAAAGGCAATTAGAGTTGGAAATTGGCACGATGGAAGAAACCATGGGTGAGCTACAAAAGAGTAGGCAAGAATTGCATAAGTCTTGTGTGGATCTAACAGCTGAGAAGCGCCGTCTGGATATTAATTGTCAGGTTTTACGGTCAGAAATTGGCCAGCTACAATCTCAAATAGCAATTTATAAACAAGAAAAGGAGGAGATAGAAAGCAACCTGGTTCTTTCTCAGAGACTTAAACCCCAACTAGAAGAGAAGCTCCATGAACTAAGAACGGAAAGTCAAGATTTAGAAGCCAAGGTCTTGACCCAAAAGAACCTATTACAGGAAGCTATAGAAACTGAGCAGGGTTTACAAGCCAAAATGGTTGACCTACAAAATCATAAACAAAAGCAAGAAACAGAAGTGATTCAATTGCAAAATCGAATTTCCTTGCTTAGGGATGAACATGACCTATTACAAAATCAGGTTTGGGAACTATTACAAAACCTGGAAACCCTAGCTCCACAAAGTACTCTTCCAGATGATGAAGAAAACAACGGGGAAAATAATGTTGAATTATTTCCCTTTGATGATTTACTATAGTTGTTTGCTAGCTGTCCACTTCTGAACTAATCAAAACCTAATCAATACTATGAACGCAACTGATGATAAAACAATAGTACGTGAATATTTTAATTCTACGGGGTTTGACCGATGGAAACGTATTTATGGTGATGGTGAGGTCAATAGTGTACAATTAGATATTCGTACAGGACATCAACAAACTGTAGATACGGTTATCGCCTGGTTAAAGGATGATCAGAATTTGTCTCAACTCACCATTTGTGATGCTGGATGTGGTGTGGGTAGTTTAAGTATTCCCCTTGCTGTGGAAGGAGCTAAAGTTTACGCCAGCGATATTTCCGCAAAAATGGTTGCAGAAGCTCAGGATAGAGCTGTAATATCCCTGAAAAATACCGCCAACCCTACCTTTACTGTTCAAGACTTGGAATCTTTAACTGGCAACTATCATACGGTAATTTGTTTAGATGTGCTAATTCACTATCCCCAAGAAAAAGCAGATGAGATGATATCCCATTTATGTTCCCTGGCGCGATCGCGGATCATTATTAGTTTTGCTCCCAAAACCTTTTGGCTGACCATTCTCAAGAAAATAGGTAGTTTTTTTCCGGGACCGAGTAAGGCGACTCGTGCCTATTTACACCGAGAAGTTGATGTAATCAACATCTTGGCAAAAAATGGGTTTACAGTTCAACGAAAAGCCATGACCAGAACCCGTTTTTATTTCTCCCAATTGCTGGAAGCAACACGATAAAATAGTAATAAAACCATAAATTTTAACGATTGATTATTATGTCCTCAGATGGGAAGATAGCAGTTGAATTTCGGGATGTGAGTTTTGAAATTAATCACCGTATTCTTTTATCTAAGCTCAATCTAGAAATTAATCAAGGGGAAGCACTGATATTGCTGGGACGCAGTGGTAGCGGTAAAACCACTACCCTGAAATTAATTAATCATTTGCTTGTACCTACCCAAGGGGAAGTTTTTGTGCAAGGTCTCTCCACGAATAAATGGGATGTGATTAAACTGAGGAGAAGCATGGGTTATGTGATTCAAGAAACTGGTTTGTTCCCCCATTTTAATGTGGCTGAAAATATTGGACTTATACCATCCCTAGAAAAATGGTCTGGCAAAAAAATTAAAACTAGGGTCTATGAAATGCTAGACCTGGTTGGTTTGGAACCAACTAGGTTTGTCCATCGTTATCCCCACCAACTATCAGGAGGACAAAGACAAAGAATAGGAGTTGCTAGAGCATTAGCAGCGGATCCACCTATATTATTAATGGATGAACCCTTTGCAGCTCTGGATCCGATTACACGTTGGGAATTACAACAACAATTCCAGCATTTACAACAACAACTAGGTAAAACAGTGGTATTTGTGACTCATGATATTCAAGAAGCATTCTTTTTAGCATCCAGAATTGGATTGATGTGTGAGGGGAACTTAGTTGCTTTGGGTACAACAGAACAATTCCTTCAATCTTCACATCCGGAAGCTAAGGCATTTTTGGCATGTTTAAATGCTGGCAAACGCCGATAATAAGTGCCCCGATCCCCAAAAATAAAGTTAAAGCTATGTTTTTATTACAACACAGTAAAGAAATTCTGATTGGTAGTCTGGAGCATTTAGTATTAGTGAGTATTGCTATGATGATAGCAATTACTATTGGCATTCCTTTGGGAATTTATATTACTCATAGACCCAAATTTGCACCAGCGATTTTAGGTTTAGCTAATGCTATTCAGACCGTTCCCAGTTTGGCTATATTTGGTTTTTTAATTTCTGTGCCTTTTTTGGGTGGGATTGGTAGAAATCCTGCTATTGTTGCTTTAACGCTTTATGCTTTACTACCTATTATTCGTAATACTTATATTGGTATTAATGGCATTAGTCCTGCGATTAGAGAAGCAGGAATTGGCATGGGAATGACAGAAAGGGAGTTGCTATTAAAGGTGGAAATTCCTTTGGCTTTACCGGTGATTTTAGCTGGTGTAAGGGTAGCAACTGTCATATCTGTAGGAATTGCCACTATTGCTGCTGCTATTGGTGGTGGTGGTTTAGGAACATTTATTTTCCGGGGAATTTCTACAGTTAATAATGAACTGATTTTGGCGGGTGCAATTCCTTCTGCTGTGATTGCTCTAGGTGCGGATTTTTGCCTGGGTATGTTGGAAAATTATCTGACTCAACAAATAGTTGGTAAGGGTAATAAAGAACCAGTTTCTGGGATCTTTAGTAAAAGTTTGGGGATAATTTCAGTGATAGGTTTGATATTATGTGGATTAGTGATTTTTAATGTATTTAATAATGTACTTAATTTACAGTCTAAAACACCAAAATTGGCAACCATTACTATTGGGTCGAAAAACTTTACCGAGCAGGTGATATTGGGAGAAATTTTAGCACAACAAATAGAAAATCATACCCAGTTACGGGTGGAACGTAAGTTTAATTTGGGGGGTACTTTTGTTTGTCACGAAGCAGTAAAAGCTGGTAAGATCGCAGGTTATATAGAGTATACTGGCACTGCATTTACAGCAATTTTAAAGGAGAAGCCAATTACAGATCCTCAAACTGTTTATGAGAAAACTAAACAAGCATATCGGGAAAAATATAACTTAACTGTGATGCCATCTTTAGGATTTGAAAACAACTATGCCCTAATTATTCGCAGTGAAGATGCTAAAAAATGGCAGGTTAAAAATCTTTCACAAATAGCTAGTTATAGTAACCAATTAAAAGCTGGTTTCGGCTATGAATTTTTGGAACGAGCAGATGGTTATCCAGGTTTATCTAAAACATATCAATTACAATTTGCTGATATTAAACAAATGGAATTGGGTTTAATGTATGAGGGTTTGAAGCAAAAACAGGTAGACTTAATAGCTGCAAATTCTACAGATGGATTAATTCCGGTTTTAGATTTGGTAATTCTAGCAGATGATAAGAAATACTTTCCACCCTATCAAGCTGTCCCTGTGTTTAACCAACAAATTCTGGGAAAATACCCAGAATTGGAACCTGCGATTAATCAGTTGGTCGGGAGAATTTCTACCGCTCAAATGCAAAAGATGAATTATCAAGTAGACAATCAATCTCTTCCTGTAGAAGATGTGGTGAGGGAATGGTTAAAATCGGAAAAGTTATAATTTTTCAATTCCCTCCTGATTGGATCACCACCAGTTTGTACCAGGTTCACCTTTAAATGGACCAACAACATCAGAAGTGATCCATCCACCATAAAAACTACCAGCTTGAGGTTTAACTAATTCATCATTGACATAACAAGCATCCATTAAATTGGGATAAAAACTATAGTGTTGTTGAATGGATTTAAAGTTGGGGGTGGGGTGAATATAACGCCAAGCTGCATTACTTACATATTTACTTCCCACAGCAACATCATAATACTCAGACATACCTTTCCACTCACACATGGTCTTTCTGGATGTTGCTATTAAATACTCCATTCTGATGTCTTCAGCAGGAATGTAATAACCAGGAGGATGACTGGTTTCTAAAACCCTTTTTGCTTTAGTCGTCTCAGCTAAAATAATACCATTGAATACGATTTTAATGTGCTTGTTAGTATCCTGTAGAATAGCAGGACGGGGATAGTCCCAAACTGATTCCTGTCCTGGTTGTGGGGGAATGGGTTGTGGTTTCATATCATATTAAGGAGATAAAGTAAAGAGGAGCTGTTTAATTTAAGATTTTCCTAACACTATTTTCGAGTCATTGGAGGAAGCTGCACTCACCATACCCGAGTATTCACCATTATAGTTAGTGAATTCCGCTGGCGATCGGCGAATATTAGAAAGGCGAATTTGCCAAAAAGTGCCCAATTTGCGCCGCCAGATTTATCCTGTACCACTGCTGTTGCACCTGCTTTTAGGTAGTGTTGTGGTTCAGCCAAAGCATCAGAACCACCAACCACAATTGGTCGACCCCCCATAGTCCGGTAGCTGGCACTTCAACTAGTCCAATTGTTGGACTATTACTAGTTTGTAAACTCATCATTCATTTTTCTCCTGGTTTTACACAAATGACTCAGCTAACAAGCCAATGTATCATAATTGCAGCACCTCAGTAATTGATGAAATATAAATTAACAATGTCATCATGTCTCATTTTTCCCCATCATCCCTATCGCTTTTTATCTAAAGCTATAAATTATTAATCTTTAACTAATCCTCAACTTTTGTAATATTAGGAGGAAGTAAAATCCCTAGATCCTGAAAATTGTCTATATAAAGTTGACGCAAAACACGCTGGATGTGAAGATGTTTTCCCGGTTTAACTTTTGTCAAGGTTCGTAACAATAAGTGGGACTCACTTAAACTTTCTACA from Cylindrospermopsis curvispora GIHE-G1 harbors:
- the bchM gene encoding magnesium protoporphyrin IX methyltransferase, with translation MNATDDKTIVREYFNSTGFDRWKRIYGDGEVNSVQLDIRTGHQQTVDTVIAWLKDDQNLSQLTICDAGCGVGSLSIPLAVEGAKVYASDISAKMVAEAQDRAVISLKNTANPTFTVQDLESLTGNYHTVICLDVLIHYPQEKADEMISHLCSLARSRIIISFAPKTFWLTILKKIGSFFPGPSKATRAYLHREVDVINILAKNGFTVQRKAMTRTRFYFSQLLEATR
- a CDS encoding ATP-binding cassette domain-containing protein; protein product: MSSDGKIAVEFRDVSFEINHRILLSKLNLEINQGEALILLGRSGSGKTTTLKLINHLLVPTQGEVFVQGLSTNKWDVIKLRRSMGYVIQETGLFPHFNVAENIGLIPSLEKWSGKKIKTRVYEMLDLVGLEPTRFVHRYPHQLSGGQRQRIGVARALAADPPILLMDEPFAALDPITRWELQQQFQHLQQQLGKTVVFVTHDIQEAFFLASRIGLMCEGNLVALGTTEQFLQSSHPEAKAFLACLNAGKRR
- a CDS encoding glycine betaine ABC transporter substrate-binding protein; this encodes MFLLQHSKEILIGSLEHLVLVSIAMMIAITIGIPLGIYITHRPKFAPAILGLANAIQTVPSLAIFGFLISVPFLGGIGRNPAIVALTLYALLPIIRNTYIGINGISPAIREAGIGMGMTERELLLKVEIPLALPVILAGVRVATVISVGIATIAAAIGGGGLGTFIFRGISTVNNELILAGAIPSAVIALGADFCLGMLENYLTQQIVGKGNKEPVSGIFSKSLGIISVIGLILCGLVIFNVFNNVLNLQSKTPKLATITIGSKNFTEQVILGEILAQQIENHTQLRVERKFNLGGTFVCHEAVKAGKIAGYIEYTGTAFTAILKEKPITDPQTVYEKTKQAYREKYNLTVMPSLGFENNYALIIRSEDAKKWQVKNLSQIASYSNQLKAGFGYEFLERADGYPGLSKTYQLQFADIKQMELGLMYEGLKQKQVDLIAANSTDGLIPVLDLVILADDKKYFPPYQAVPVFNQQILGKYPELEPAINQLVGRISTAQMQKMNYQVDNQSLPVEDVVREWLKSEKL
- a CDS encoding DUF427 domain-containing protein — translated: MKPQPIPPQPGQESVWDYPRPAILQDTNKHIKIVFNGIILAETTKAKRVLETSHPPGYYIPAEDIRMEYLIATSRKTMCEWKGMSEYYDVAVGSKYVSNAAWRYIHPTPNFKSIQQHYSFYPNLMDACYVNDELVKPQAGSFYGGWITSDVVGPFKGEPGTNWW